The genomic interval CGAGTCAGGGAGATATAGTGGAACTGACGGGGGTGATCCACCGGTTTAGGGGAAAGATATGGAAGCGTGCGGTGAGATCAGGCCATAAACTCAGGAGTGCTCTTTGCGAAGTATGGATAGATGTTGATTCTACCGTAGATGGTGTATATGGGAAACAGGAGGGTGCAGAGGTAGGATATAATCCGCACAAGAAGGGGCAGAAGGCGTATCATCCCTTAATGGCATTTATTGCAGAAACAAAGGAGGTATTACATAGTTGGTTCCGCTGTGGAAGCGCCTACACGAGTAACGGAGTAGTAGAGTTCATGAAGGAATGTATGGCGTACATGAATAAGGGGGTAAGGGTGGTATTTCGGGGAGACAGCGGTTTTTTTACCGGAGAATTACTTGAATACCTTGAGTCAATATTGGCGGGATATCTGATTAAGGTAAAGCTGAAGAATCTGGAAGGATTGCTTGAAGGGCAGAAATGGAATGAGGTGAAAGGGGAGCCAGGATGGGAACAGGCTGAATTTTGGTATCGATGTGTGCTACGTCTTAGAATAAATGCTCCAAAAATGCCCAATTAGTCTCAGAATATTTGAGTCTAATACCCAGCAAATGATTTGAAAAATCTTACCCAGCTACCCCGCCTTTTTTTTATCCTGCGTAAGTATTTCACTTGATTTTTTGTTCACGTTAAGAAAAATACATCGTTTACCCCGTTAGAAAGAAGTTCCGTCCGTAAGGCGGAGTAAAGCCTCATTAAATAGTTTGGAAGGGGTTAAAACCACTTCCAAACTTCCTAACGGCGGTTTACTTCCCAGTTCCCCGTTTTCACGAGGACAAGTTTTGTAAGATTTTTCCGGAACATAAAAAACTCAGGGCAGGAGGACCGAACGTTGGGAAACTTCATCCTCCTGCCCATTTCCCCCCTATACAAAGGAGGCAGTGCGTGAATATTATAGAAAAAATCCACAAGCATGAAAAGCTTATTGCGACAAAACAGAAGCCATGCTTTTGTCCAAAGTGCAAGAGTACCCATGTCAATTTCACCCTTCATGAATGCAGATATCGGTTGTTTCACGTTATTATCGACTCCCTTGTTCATACGATAGAATCTTTCCTGGGACGTTGGAAATGTTCCTTGTGCAAGAAGACGTTTACTTCCTATCCTGAGTATGCGCTCCCTTACAAGCGGTACGTAAAGGATCACTGTCTCTCCTTCAGTCAGGCTTATGTCAAAGATGATACAGAAACCTACCGGAGTGTCTCCTCTGCCATCGGATATACTACCCGAACACAGGAAATAGACAACCGCATGCTTGCCTGGTCAACCGTTTGGAGGTGGCTGCGTTTCTTTGGCTCACTGAAATACACACTCCGCAACGCCTTTGACCTCATCAGGCAGGCCGACCCCAACTCTCCGGTTTTTCGCCAAATGTTTCCCATTTACCACGGAAAGTATAAAAGCAAACAACGAAAAACCTCCCTCGATCAATCGATTCAATTGTTCAGCGCCGAGCCGGAATATCACCGAATTTTTGGGCATTCATTTTTCCCCGAACTGGCAACAAAAAGCGGCTGGTCTTGAGTTACAATCACCTCCACACTTAAAAAAGGAGGTGAATTATGAAATCGAAAGACGAAAAATGGGCTTTATTCTGGTGCAATCTTCTGCATCCTGTCATCTTCGGTGAGATTGAGAAGGAGCAGACCAACCTTTTTCTGAAAAAACTCTGCCTTCAGGAGGTCGTATTCCCCAACGGAAAGCGGAAAAGACCCACTATCTCTACCCTCAGGAGAAAACTCAACCGCTACCGCAAAGATGGATTTCAATCTCTTGCAAGAAAGGCGAGGAGCGACCGTGGCGCATCCAGAAGGTTTTCTCCTGAAATTATCGACAAAGCCGTTGAACTCAAAAAAGAACAACCACGCCGCAGCGACGATTGCCTCAACCGCTTTCTTGAGAAATACTATGGGAAAACGATCCCCAAATCCACCCTCTACCGCCATCTCAGACTCGCAGGGGCGACCCGGCTCAAACTCGGCGTC from Candidatus Kuenenia stuttgartiensis carries:
- a CDS encoding helix-turn-helix domain-containing protein, coding for MKSKDEKWALFWCNLLHPVIFGEIEKEQTNLFLKKLCLQEVVFPNGKRKRPTISTLRRKLNRYRKDGFQSLARKARSDRGASRRFSPEIIDKAVELKKEQPRRSDDCLNRFLEKYYGKTIPKSTLYRHLRLAGATRLKLGVSQQKVRIRS